Within the Bacillota bacterium genome, the region ATGGGTATCGTGACGGTGTGGCTGCCGGACCCGCCGCCCATGCACGAGGCCAACGCTCCGGAGGTGGTCCACCGCATCTGCCGCCAGAGCCTGGCCATGAAGATGGCCGAGCGGGCTGGCCTGGAGTTGGCCTGCCACGAGGGTGAGAACGGTGGCGGTGTGCTGGTGGAAGTTTCCGGCAAGCCCCGGCAGATGGCCCAATTCCTCGAGGCGTTGGCCGAGCAGGGCATCGGCGGGCTGACCGTCGACTTTTCCGGGCTCAACCCTGAGGAGTTGGCGGTCGTGAAGGAGGCGGCCGAGAGGGCCTCCCAGGCGCTGGCGTTCGAGCTGGTCGAGGTCTAGGCGAGAGGGTGGTGCCGCCGTGGGAGAGTGGTTCTGGACGCGGCTCGTGATGCGCGAGCGGGACGTGACGCCGGAGGTGCGGGCCGTACTGGAGGCCGAAGGCCCCTACGACGAGGGTCCTGAAACTGAGGACGGCTTCGTGGAGGTAGTCGGCTACGAGCAGAAGTGGGGTGAGTTCCCCGGACTGGAGGCGAAGCTGGTCGCGCTTGGGGTGCCGTTTGACCGGTACTCCGGGTGCGAACCGGCCCTTGAGCGCCGCTTTCGGCCGGCGCAGGACGGCAGGCCCGCCGTGGATGTCGAGGTGGCGCTGGTAGACGGAGAGCCCTTCGTGCCCCTGGAAAAGCTGCGGCATCTGCTGGAAAGATGCGGAGATTACGCCTCGCTGCGCGGCGAGCTGTCGCGGCTGATCGAGGGGCGGGAACCCGTCCCACCGCTTGAGCCGCCTGGCCCGGCTTCCCCGGACGACCAGCCGGGTGAGTTGTGAACCCCGTCCGTGGCGGCGGGGTCGTGGGGGGTCCCGGGCGCTCCGGGGCTCCCCGCGGTTTTCCAGGGAAGAGACGCAGCTGATATAGGGGGTGAGCGTTAGTGCGGGATGCCAGGCTGAAGGTGTTGGCTGGCCGTCTCCCCGAGCGACTGGAGCTGGCATTCAACGCCCACATGCAGGCTGAGGAGATGGAGGGCCGCGAGCTGGTCCAGGTTCAGGTCTTGACGTGCGCCGGGGACCAGCTCCTGTTCGTGGTGACCGGAAAGAGCGACGCAGGCGGCCGCAGTCGTGGCTGAGATAGGGAGCTGCGCCGCGGTGCCAGTCAGAGAAGTGCCGACCTCGCGCGGCAGGCCCGTGGCTCCTCCGAGACCCGGCGGGCAGCGAAAGAGGACTTTCTCGCCCTCTTTGTGGCCGTCAGCATAGGCGCCCTGCTCAGGCAAGTGGTGGTCCCGTGGCTGCTTGGCGCCTGGCCTGCCCCGCGCTGAGGGTTGCAGCCCCTGTCCGACCTGGCAGAAGGGAGGCAGTTTAATGTCCGTGTGTTTTACAGATACAGAAGAGGCCCGGGCAGCATTCGCCTTGGGTGACGGCATCGTGTTCCGCTGCGCCGCCTGCGGCCGGGACCACTCCGCGTCGGGAGGTGGTTGGGTTCCGTGCGCACGCAAGGTGGCGAAGGAGTGGGGGATGGAGCGGGATCTTCCCGTTCCGGAAGCCGAGGCGGAAGTTTGGGATCTGGCCGACCCGGTGGCGGCTGCCCTGCAGGACGACGCGTTCAATAGGTGCCTGGCCAAGGCCCGTGCCGGTGCCCCGGACCCTCACGGCGCCGCGCTGGCGTCCAGCTGGCCGGCGGTACTGTCGCTGATACCGCCGGAGATGATCCTGACCCTGACCCACACCTGGGATCGGTGGTGGGACGCGGTGGAGAGGTGGCTGAGCGCGACCTCGGAGGCGCTTACTGACTTCTGGCATGCGAGGATGCCCGGGCCAGTGCCCAGGTACGTGGAGGTGGACTGGGGCCACCCGCTGTGGCAGGCGCTGTGCGGCAGGGACGTCCTGCTGCGCAAGCAGGAGCCCCGCGGCGCCGTACTGATGGGCCGGCACGCCTGCGCGTTCCGGACGCAGGAGCGGGCGGCATCGGACTGGCGGGAAAAGTACGCCGTCCTCCAGGTCCACTTCTACGCCGGTGTCAGGGTGGCCGTCCGGGTCCACAGCAACGCGGTGGCGAGGGGTGTAGCCCGTGACCCCGAATGGGCCCTGCGGATCGCCAACCGGGGCCGGCCGAGGGGATCAAAGCGGGAGGGAACAGCGTGCTGACCGCGTGCGTCACCGGCCACCGCCGGCTGGGCGACCCTGGGCAGGTCAGGCACCTGCTGGCAGCCGCCCTCGACCGGGCTCTGGCCGAGGGGTACGCCGCCTGGTACACGGGCATGGCCCTGGGCGCGGACCAGATGGCGGCCGAGATCCTGCTCGGGAAGGCCCGCCGGGTGGTGGCGGTGATCCCGTGCGACGACTACGACCGGCTTTGGCCTGCATCCGTGCGGCGCAGGTACCGTTCCCTGCTTGTCCGGATGGACGACGTGGTGGTTTACCCGGGAGGACCGTATGCCCCCTGGAAGCCCCACGCGCGCAACAGGTGGATGGTCGACCGGTCGGGTCTGGTGGTTGCTGTTTGGGACGGCAGGCGCACGGGCGGCACGTACGGGACGGTGGGGTATGCTCGCGCCCGGGGTGTCCCCGTGCGGGTGGTTTGGCCGGGAGCGCAGGGTTGAGGTCTGAACTCGCGGGTCGCGGCGTTCGGCAGGCCAATTCGGAGCGAGGCGGAGGTGCAGGGACGGATGGACAGGGCGGAAGCCAGGCGCGTGCGGGTCATGCTGGGCGACCTGTACGGCAAGATCATGGGGTTGTCCCGGAAAGCCGA harbors:
- a CDS encoding DUF1273 domain-containing protein, with the translated sequence MLTACVTGHRRLGDPGQVRHLLAAALDRALAEGYAAWYTGMALGADQMAAEILLGKARRVVAVIPCDDYDRLWPASVRRRYRSLLVRMDDVVVYPGGPYAPWKPHARNRWMVDRSGLVVAVWDGRRTGGTYGTVGYARARGVPVRVVWPGAQG